In Candidatus Gastranaerophilales bacterium, a single genomic region encodes these proteins:
- the rimO gene encoding 30S ribosomal protein S12 methylthiotransferase RimO, producing MKKIALINHGCAKNLVDSELMLGILSDAGYKITLDDKDADIVIVNTCSFIHDAEEESVSSILEMINERKKVIVTGCLPQKHKKELQKALPEAVAFLGTSDYQKIAEVVKSVYKGSSDSIYEVSDNPCYKYDENSTRQQITVGASSYLKIADGCNFECGYCVIPKLRGKYNSRKIESIVDEAKILADKGVSEIVLIAQDTTSYGIDLYGKPSLAQLLVELNKIQNLNWIRIMYTYPTMIDDELLHTIAKLDKVVKYIDVPLQHCSQNVLKSMKRPVQNYKELIQNMRNIISDLALRTTFIVGYPGETEEDFEELYQFVEETKFDKLGVFEFCREKGTYAYSLPNQVYAKDKKRRKNKIMKLQQKISKQINADLIGQNINCIVESITDEGMIVARSYKDAPEVDGLVFVTSEDFPVPGDIISVKITSANEYDLFGTYKDN from the coding sequence AGACGCAGGGTACAAAATTACTCTCGACGATAAGGATGCAGATATCGTTATTGTAAATACTTGCTCTTTTATTCATGATGCAGAAGAAGAATCTGTGTCTTCAATACTTGAAATGATTAATGAAAGAAAGAAAGTCATAGTTACCGGTTGTCTTCCTCAAAAGCATAAAAAAGAACTTCAAAAAGCATTGCCGGAAGCAGTTGCGTTCCTTGGAACCTCCGACTATCAAAAAATAGCTGAGGTTGTAAAATCTGTATATAAGGGCTCCAGTGACTCTATATACGAAGTTTCTGATAATCCTTGTTACAAATATGATGAAAACTCTACACGTCAACAAATTACCGTTGGTGCAAGCTCTTATTTAAAGATTGCCGACGGGTGTAATTTCGAATGTGGATATTGTGTTATTCCCAAATTGAGAGGAAAATATAATTCAAGAAAAATCGAAAGTATTGTTGATGAAGCTAAAATTCTTGCTGATAAAGGCGTTAGCGAAATAGTTTTGATTGCTCAAGATACAACAAGTTATGGAATTGACTTGTATGGAAAACCTTCCCTTGCTCAACTTTTGGTTGAATTGAATAAAATTCAAAATCTTAACTGGATTAGGATTATGTACACATATCCGACAATGATTGATGATGAGCTTTTGCATACTATTGCCAAGCTTGATAAAGTAGTTAAATATATTGATGTGCCTTTGCAACATTGTTCTCAAAACGTTTTGAAATCAATGAAAAGACCTGTTCAAAATTATAAAGAACTTATTCAAAATATGCGAAATATAATTTCTGATTTAGCCCTAAGAACTACTTTTATAGTCGGTTATCCCGGTGAAACGGAAGAAGATTTTGAAGAACTTTATCAATTTGTTGAAGAAACTAAATTTGATAAATTAGGAGTTTTTGAATTTTGCCGTGAAAAAGGAACATACGCATATTCGCTCCCTAATCAGGTATATGCAAAGGACAAAAAACGCAGAAAAAACAAAATTATGAAACTTCAACAAAAAATTTCTAAGCAGATTAATGCGGATTTAATCGGGCAAAATATAAATTGTATAGTTGAATCGATTACAGATGAAGGAATGATTGTTGCAAGGTCTTATAAAGATGCTCCGGAGGTTGATGGACTTGTTTTTGTAACCAGTGAAGATTTTCCTGTCCCTGGCGATATTATTTCTGTAAAAATAACTTCTGCAAATGAATATGATTTGTTTGGTACTTATAAAGACAATTAA
- a CDS encoding matrixin family metalloprotease has protein sequence MEKKSVNVGINVQKNKPLKPKKKRRFLLYFLIFILSILLVIKIFPSQTLDIFADSAYKSGDFETAAKIYKMVYNLDNKDKEALYREVYSLSKLPLTYENQKEIYRISQLDNNTAGEMLATNILKSYKAHLSLKIGVNYIENVVYNGEVIRWNVSDMPLTYYVEQSNVPQFYYEAVEKSFATWEKETFELVSFKKTDDPNADIRISFVDSNRENNGDCTEGNCEYAVGLTSPKIRNKSLLYMTITILKKTNLGTDFPADDMNVIAVHEIGHALGIWGHSNYKGSIMYYSADKDFAYGDKKDISYIDLNTLRLLYKLNPDITNSAITNLNRKNLIFAPILTESLNNTTSDEKINAAKEKLKNNPNDINNWIELSSIYAKKEDYEASITVLNDAIPYVRDNETLSVLYYNMTVSAINMKNYPKALQFAQAAYSTSGNIDSRILIAEIHSLQKNNNEAEQEFKQILNEDPSNIDAITAYTSACIREKNIFKARKILKDFVKTNPNAKNDPQIARFKILLLF, from the coding sequence ATGGAAAAGAAAAGTGTTAATGTCGGGATTAATGTACAAAAAAACAAACCTTTAAAACCCAAAAAGAAAAGACGATTTTTGTTATATTTTCTCATTTTTATTTTAAGCATTTTACTTGTTATAAAAATTTTTCCATCGCAAACTTTGGACATTTTTGCAGACAGTGCCTACAAAAGTGGCGACTTTGAAACAGCTGCAAAAATATATAAAATGGTCTACAACCTTGACAACAAAGATAAAGAAGCTTTATATAGAGAAGTTTATAGTCTTTCCAAGTTGCCTTTGACGTACGAAAATCAAAAAGAGATTTATAGAATTTCTCAACTTGATAACAATACAGCAGGCGAAATGCTTGCAACAAACATTTTGAAATCTTACAAAGCTCATCTGTCATTAAAAATCGGCGTCAACTATATAGAAAATGTAGTTTATAACGGTGAGGTAATCAGATGGAATGTAAGCGATATGCCTCTAACTTATTATGTAGAACAGTCAAATGTTCCGCAATTTTATTATGAAGCAGTTGAAAAGTCCTTCGCTACGTGGGAAAAAGAAACCTTTGAGTTGGTATCTTTCAAAAAAACTGACGACCCAAACGCCGACATCAGAATATCATTTGTTGACAGCAACAGGGAAAATAACGGAGATTGCACGGAGGGAAACTGCGAGTATGCAGTAGGGCTAACATCGCCTAAAATAAGAAACAAAAGCCTTTTATACATGACAATAACTATTCTAAAAAAGACGAATTTGGGAACAGATTTCCCAGCAGATGACATGAACGTCATCGCTGTTCACGAAATAGGTCACGCCTTAGGGATATGGGGACACAGCAACTATAAAGGCTCTATAATGTACTATTCTGCGGACAAAGATTTCGCATACGGAGATAAAAAAGATATTTCTTATATCGACTTAAACACATTGAGGCTCCTTTACAAGCTTAATCCCGATATAACAAATTCTGCTATCACAAACTTGAACCGCAAAAATCTTATTTTCGCACCGATTTTGACAGAATCTTTGAACAATACAACTTCTGATGAGAAAATAAATGCAGCAAAAGAAAAATTAAAAAACAATCCAAACGATATCAACAATTGGATTGAACTCTCCTCAATATATGCTAAAAAAGAAGATTACGAAGCAAGTATAACCGTCTTAAACGATGCTATACCTTATGTTAGAGATAATGAAACACTTTCTGTTCTTTATTACAACATGACCGTTTCTGCAATAAATATGAAGAATTACCCCAAAGCCTTACAATTCGCACAAGCCGCTTATTCAACAAGTGGAAATATAGACTCAAGGATATTAATAGCAGAAATCCACTCACTGCAAAAAAATAACAATGAAGCGGAACAAGAATTTAAACAAATTTTAAATGAAGACCCCTCTAATATCGACGCCATAACGGCATATACAAGTGCCTGCATTAGAGAAAAGAATATTTTCAAAGCGAGAAAAATCTTGAAAGATTTTGTAAAAACAAATCCTAACGCAAAAAACGACCCTCAAATAGCAAGATTTAAAATCTTACTCTTATTTTAA
- the scpB gene encoding SMC-Scp complex subunit ScpB: MELKSKIEAVLFVTAKPMQIKEISEILEQDEIEVETAMLDLIMDYAAREGALEIDDENGYILQVKQEHMDIVEKLCPVEMSPAVLKTLTIIAIKEPIRQSILKDMRGATAYEHVQELLKKGLISRSRDKNGRSFNIRTTQKFAEYFKLKGDTKALAKILEIDTQAKND, encoded by the coding sequence ATGGAACTCAAATCAAAAATTGAAGCTGTTTTATTCGTGACAGCAAAACCAATGCAAATCAAAGAAATCTCTGAAATACTTGAACAAGATGAAATCGAGGTAGAAACAGCAATGCTTGATTTGATTATGGATTACGCTGCAAGAGAAGGTGCCCTCGAAATTGATGACGAAAACGGATACATTCTTCAAGTAAAACAAGAACACATGGATATAGTCGAAAAGCTTTGCCCTGTTGAAATGTCGCCTGCTGTTTTGAAAACGCTAACAATAATCGCAATAAAAGAACCAATTAGGCAATCTATTTTAAAAGATATGCGTGGAGCAACTGCTTATGAACATGTCCAAGAACTCTTGAAAAAAGGGCTCATATCAAGAAGCAGAGATAAAAACGGACGCTCTTTCAACATAAGAACTACGCAAAAGTTTGCCGAATATTTTAAACTCAAAGGCGACACAAAAGCTTTAGCCAAAATACTCGAAATTGACACTCAAGCAAAAAATGACTAG
- a CDS encoding segregation/condensation protein A, translating to MIEKNNAENFYIEEATKSLPNEFGDNVEMISVNSPSDQLDGIEILVSMAKTGKIDPWNIDIVDITDKYLIHLAESKSNNLKLTGRTLLFAAILLKLKSNILEGIDPLQMEDDQSELDYNDEWGEIEEEEATINRNNVVSLDEALQRRTSVRLNRNRVVTLKDLIRQLQFYEELDRKQSLKNTLERAKRRVRSYANLTSDDIINLAHDEYIENSVKILEENLVKIFEKEEKVELNTLTLLGMDKISAYIALLFLTVNTDFTLEQDEFYSDLYVVKEHNEEIIAETA from the coding sequence ATGATAGAAAAAAATAATGCTGAAAATTTTTATATAGAAGAAGCAACCAAATCTTTACCAAATGAATTTGGCGATAATGTCGAGATGATATCCGTAAACAGCCCCTCTGACCAATTAGATGGTATTGAGATTCTCGTTTCAATGGCTAAAACAGGTAAAATCGACCCGTGGAACATTGATATTGTTGATATAACAGATAAATATCTCATTCATCTTGCTGAAAGTAAATCTAACAATCTGAAACTTACGGGTAGAACTCTTTTGTTCGCAGCTATTTTATTAAAATTGAAATCAAATATTTTAGAAGGTATAGACCCGCTACAAATGGAAGATGACCAGTCAGAACTCGATTATAACGACGAATGGGGCGAAATAGAGGAAGAAGAAGCAACAATCAACAGAAATAATGTCGTTTCGCTTGATGAAGCTCTTCAAAGAAGAACCAGTGTAAGACTAAACAGAAACAGAGTCGTAACTTTAAAAGACTTAATAAGACAGCTCCAATTTTATGAAGAACTCGACCGCAAACAATCTTTGAAAAACACTCTTGAAAGAGCAAAACGAAGAGTTCGCTCTTACGCAAATTTGACATCAGATGACATTATAAACCTTGCCCACGATGAATATATTGAAAACAGCGTAAAAATATTAGAAGAAAATTTAGTCAAAATATTTGAAAAAGAAGAAAAAGTTGAATTAAATACGTTAACTTTACTTGGTATGGATAAAATTTCAGCCTATATCGCACTCCTCTTTTTAACTGTAAATACGGACTTTACGCTAGAGCAAGATGAATTTTATTCAGACCTGTATGTTGTTAAAGAACACAATGAAGAAATTATAGCGGAGACAGCTTAA